A window of the Gossypium arboreum isolate Shixiya-1 chromosome 2, ASM2569848v2, whole genome shotgun sequence genome harbors these coding sequences:
- the LOC108466282 gene encoding B3 domain-containing protein At2g36080-like yields MEPTQSYQPSMSFFSNIPSSHIEDEYEQFDDHEKEPMFEKPLTPSDVGKLNRLVIPKQHAEKHFPLGGSGGDSVVYNKGLLLSFEDESGKCWCFRYSYWNSSQSYVLTKGWSRYVKEKQLDAGDIILFQRHRLDAERLFIGWRRRGAALDGGNAELGNNSGGVRGGDNSGWSSSRGLYQGNPYPGHIQGQCHGANVPYQHDCLHAGSMAENQGPGGNPKRLLRLFGVNLECHLDDSSEPSTPDSSSVSSQGPTSTHHFYSQSYTSDYMDIGFSRDMNQMNNHRA; encoded by the exons ATGGAACCAACCCAAAGCTACCAGCCTTCAATGTCTTTCTTTTCAAACATCCCTTCGTCGCACATCGAAGACGAATACGAACAATTCGACGACCATGAAAAGGAACCCATGTTTGAAAAACCCTTAACTCCCAGCGACGTCGGCAAGTTGAACCGCCTCGTTATCCCCAAACAACACGCCGAGAAACACTTTCCGTTGGGCGGCAGCGGTGGTGATTCGGTGGTCTATAACAAAGGCTTGTTGCTGAGTTTCGAGGACGAGTCAGGCAAGTGTTGGTGTTTCCGTTACTCGTATTGGAATAGTAGCCAAAGCTACGTGTTGACTAAAGGATGGAGCAGATACGTTAAAGAGAAGCAACTCGATGCAGGTGACATTATTTTATTCCAACGACATCGTCTCGATGCTGAGAGGTTGTTTATAGGTTGGAGGAGGCGCGGTGCTGCACTGGATGGCGGGAACGCCGAGTTGGGAAATAACAGCGGCGGCGTCCGCGGTGGTGACAATAGTGGGTGGAGCAGTAGTAGAGGATTGTATCAAGGGAATCCTTATCCTGGGCACATTCAAGGCCAATGCCATGGGGCTAACGTGCCATACCAACATGACTGTCTTCATGCag GAAGCATGGCTGAAAATCAAGGGCCAGGTGGGAACCCAAAGAGGCTATTGCGGTTATTTGGGGTGAACCTAGAGTGCCACCTCGATGACTCCTCCGAGCCATCCACGCCCGATAGCTCGTCGGTATCGAGTCAGGGTCCAACGTCCACCCACCACTTTTATTCTCAATCCTACACCTCTGACTACATG GATATTGGTTTCTCAAGAGATATGAACCAGATGAATAATCATAGAGCATAA